One Streptomyces sp. NBC_01217 genomic region harbors:
- a CDS encoding AfsA-related hotdog domain-containing protein, giving the protein MDTFTAPSPSPSFLGAHHLVHRPASPEAFLLKATEPIRQNFAFSAELPEEHPLFGGSVSRYHDLLFPLESLRQTMLFAARRYFRVPASRHPVVAAGSAEITRLDAWRRGDMRAGIALKIGMTPLDIVGGVPRGLECEAAVSIDGERCGTASARLVFLAQGVYHSHREAGRRQSEESMATGHGDPAFPGVPLPEQVGHRDSRNVLVGLPEHTGADGHDELAFSIDARAAAELRFEADAPDDVPPMLFREVSRQVGLLAAAELRGFVPSHAVLSRWQASFRSLAEPGLPLHCTVREGVRRTDGRVCRDAAGRPVVELRLSFLQGSRVVARVSASVLQDC; this is encoded by the coding sequence ATGGACACCTTTACCGCACCCTCCCCCTCCCCATCCTTCCTCGGCGCGCACCATCTGGTCCACAGGCCGGCCAGCCCCGAGGCCTTTCTGCTCAAGGCGACCGAGCCGATACGGCAGAATTTCGCCTTCTCCGCAGAACTACCGGAGGAACACCCGCTGTTCGGCGGCTCCGTGTCGCGGTACCACGATCTTCTGTTCCCTCTGGAGTCACTGCGCCAGACCATGCTCTTCGCGGCACGCCGGTACTTCAGAGTGCCGGCGAGCCGGCACCCCGTGGTGGCCGCCGGCAGCGCCGAGATCACCCGTCTGGACGCTTGGCGCCGCGGCGACATGCGGGCCGGGATCGCTCTGAAGATCGGCATGACACCCCTCGACATCGTGGGCGGCGTGCCGCGCGGCCTGGAGTGCGAGGCCGCCGTCTCCATCGACGGCGAGCGCTGTGGCACCGCCTCGGCCCGGCTGGTCTTCCTCGCCCAGGGCGTCTACCACAGCCACCGCGAAGCCGGGCGACGGCAGAGCGAGGAGTCCATGGCGACCGGGCACGGTGATCCGGCATTTCCGGGCGTGCCGCTGCCCGAACAGGTGGGGCACCGGGACAGCCGTAACGTCCTGGTCGGGCTGCCCGAGCACACCGGAGCGGACGGCCATGACGAACTGGCCTTCTCCATCGACGCCAGGGCGGCCGCCGAGCTGCGGTTCGAGGCCGACGCACCGGACGACGTGCCGCCGATGCTGTTCCGGGAGGTGTCCCGCCAGGTGGGGCTCCTCGCCGCCGCGGAGCTGCGCGGCTTCGTCCCCTCGCACGCCGTACTGTCCCGATGGCAGGCCTCGTTCCGCAGCCTCGCGGAGCCCGGTCTGCCGCTGCACTGCACGGTGCGAGAGGGAGTGCGCCGCACGGACGGACGGGTGTGCCGGGACGCGGCGGGCCGACCGGTGGTGGAGCTGCGGCTGTCGTTCCTCCAGGGCAGCCGGGTCGTGGCGCGGGTCTCCGCGTCCGTGCTGCAGGACTGCTGA
- the fdxA gene encoding ferredoxin, with translation MTYVIAQPCVDLRDKACVDECPVDCIYEGPRKMYINPDECVDCGACEPACPVEAIFYEDALPDEWSGYLTAEREVFAATGAPGGASGAEPLTQDHPIVEGEPVRAG, from the coding sequence ATGACGTACGTCATCGCCCAGCCCTGCGTGGATCTCAGGGACAAGGCCTGCGTCGACGAGTGTCCCGTCGACTGCATCTACGAAGGCCCGCGCAAGATGTACATCAACCCCGACGAATGCGTGGACTGCGGCGCCTGCGAACCCGCGTGCCCGGTCGAGGCGATCTTCTACGAGGACGCCCTGCCCGACGAGTGGTCCGGCTATCTCACCGCCGAACGAGAGGTCTTCGCCGCGACCGGAGCCCCCGGCGGTGCGAGCGGGGCGGAACCACTGACCCAGGACCACCCGATCGTCGAGGGGGAACCGGTCAGAGCGGGCTGA
- a CDS encoding 2-oxoacid:ferredoxin oxidoreductase subunit beta — MPVEALPLVPKAEVPLSVRDFKSDQEVRWCPGCGDYAVLAAVQGFMPELGLAKENIVFVSGIGCSSRFPYYMNTYGMHSIHGRAPAIATGLATSRRDLSVWVVTGDGDALSIGGNHLIHALRRNVNLKILLFNNRIYGLTKGQYSPTSEVGKITKSTPMGSLDAPFNPVSLTLGAEASFVARTIDSDRKHLTDVLRQAAAHPGTALVEIYQNCNIFNDGAFEVLKDRRRAEEAVVRLEHGRQIRFGADRSQGVVRDSSTGDLKAVTVTPENEAQILVHDAHRPNPTTAFALSRLADPDTLHRTPIGVFRSVALPVYDARMSDQLETAVEQHGKGDLATLLTGNDTWTVETT, encoded by the coding sequence ATGCCCGTTGAGGCACTGCCGCTGGTACCGAAGGCGGAAGTTCCGCTCTCGGTGCGCGACTTCAAGTCCGACCAGGAAGTGCGCTGGTGCCCCGGCTGCGGCGACTACGCGGTCCTCGCCGCCGTACAGGGCTTCATGCCCGAACTCGGCCTGGCGAAGGAGAACATCGTCTTCGTCTCGGGCATCGGCTGCTCCTCCCGCTTCCCGTACTACATGAACACCTACGGGATGCACTCCATCCACGGCCGCGCCCCCGCCATCGCCACCGGCCTGGCCACCTCACGCCGCGACCTGTCCGTCTGGGTCGTCACCGGCGACGGCGACGCCCTCTCCATCGGCGGCAACCACCTCATCCACGCCCTGCGCCGCAACGTCAACCTCAAGATCCTCCTCTTCAACAACCGCATCTACGGCCTCACCAAGGGCCAGTACTCGCCGACGAGCGAGGTCGGCAAAATCACCAAGTCGACACCCATGGGCTCCCTCGACGCCCCCTTCAACCCGGTCTCCCTCACCCTGGGCGCGGAAGCCTCCTTCGTGGCACGCACCATCGACTCCGACCGCAAACACCTCACCGACGTGCTGCGACAGGCCGCCGCCCACCCAGGTACCGCCCTGGTAGAGATCTACCAGAACTGCAACATCTTCAACGACGGCGCCTTCGAGGTCCTCAAGGACCGCCGGCGGGCCGAGGAAGCCGTCGTCCGCCTTGAGCACGGCCGGCAGATCCGCTTCGGCGCCGACCGTTCCCAGGGCGTCGTACGGGACTCGTCGACCGGCGACCTCAAAGCGGTCACGGTCACACCGGAGAACGAGGCACAGATCCTCGTCCATGACGCCCACCGCCCCAACCCCACCACGGCGTTCGCCCTGTCCCGCCTCGCCGACCCCGACACCCTGCACCGCACGCCCATCGGCGTCTTCCGGTCCGTCGCCTTGCCGGTCTACGACGCCCGGATGTCCGACCAGCTCGAAACCGCCGTCGAGCAGCACGGAAAAGGCGACCTCGCCACCCTCCTGACCGGCAACGACACCTGGACCGTGGAGACCACATGA
- a CDS encoding 2-oxoacid:acceptor oxidoreductase subunit alpha, with translation MDRVIIRFAGDSGDGIQLTGDRFTSETASFGNDLSTLPNFPAEIRAPAGTLPGVSSFQLHFADHDILTPGDAPDVLVAMNPAALKANLADVPRGAEIIVDTDEFTRRALTKAGWATSPLEDSSLDAYAVHPVPLTTLTVEALKDFGLTRKEAERSKNMFALGLLSWMYHRPTEGTEAFLRRKFGKKPHIAEANVAAFRAGWNFGETTEDFAVSYEVAPAAKAFPSGTYRNVSGNLALSYGLIAASRQADLPLYLGSYPITPASDILHELSKHKNFGVRTFQAEDEIAGIGAALGAAFGGALAVTTTSGPGVALKSETIGLAVSLELPLLVVNVQRGGPSTGLPTKTEQADLLQAMYGRNGEAPVPVIAARTPADCFNAAIEAARIALTYRTPVFLLSDGYLANGSEPWRIPTLDELPVLRTEFATSPNHTLDDGTETFWPYKRDPLTLARPWAVPGTPGLEHRIGGIEKHNGSGNISYDPANHDLMVRTRQAKIDHITVPDLTVDDPHHASTLVLGWGSTYGTVTAAVRRLRAAHDTVAQAHLRHLNPFPANLGEVLGRYGKVIVPEMNLGQLAALIRAKYLVDVVSYNQVDGTPFKVEQLAAVLKEAVHAR, from the coding sequence CTGGACCGGGTGATCATCCGGTTCGCGGGTGACTCCGGTGACGGTATACAGCTCACGGGTGACCGTTTCACCTCGGAAACGGCGTCCTTCGGCAATGATCTGTCGACCCTGCCGAACTTCCCCGCCGAGATCCGGGCGCCCGCGGGAACCCTGCCGGGTGTGTCCTCCTTCCAGTTGCACTTCGCCGACCACGACATCCTCACCCCCGGCGACGCCCCCGACGTGCTGGTGGCGATGAACCCGGCCGCGCTGAAGGCGAACCTGGCCGATGTGCCGCGCGGCGCGGAGATCATCGTCGACACCGACGAGTTCACCCGGCGCGCGCTGACGAAGGCCGGCTGGGCCACCTCACCGCTGGAGGACAGCTCGCTGGATGCCTACGCGGTGCATCCGGTGCCGCTGACGACACTGACGGTGGAGGCGCTGAAGGACTTCGGTCTGACCCGCAAGGAGGCCGAGCGCAGCAAGAACATGTTCGCGCTGGGGCTGCTGTCGTGGATGTACCACCGGCCGACCGAGGGCACCGAGGCCTTCCTGCGACGGAAGTTCGGCAAGAAGCCGCACATCGCCGAGGCCAACGTCGCCGCGTTCCGGGCCGGCTGGAACTTCGGCGAGACCACCGAGGACTTCGCGGTCTCCTACGAGGTCGCGCCCGCCGCCAAGGCGTTCCCCTCAGGCACGTACCGCAACGTCTCCGGGAACCTGGCGCTGTCCTACGGGCTGATCGCCGCGTCCCGGCAGGCGGACCTGCCGCTCTATCTCGGGTCGTATCCGATCACTCCGGCCTCCGACATCCTCCACGAACTCAGCAAGCACAAGAACTTCGGCGTGCGGACCTTCCAGGCCGAGGACGAGATCGCCGGCATCGGCGCCGCGCTGGGCGCGGCGTTCGGCGGTGCCCTCGCCGTGACCACCACCTCCGGCCCCGGCGTGGCACTGAAGTCCGAGACCATCGGCCTGGCGGTCTCACTGGAACTGCCGCTGCTGGTCGTGAACGTCCAGCGCGGCGGGCCCTCCACCGGCCTGCCCACCAAGACCGAACAGGCAGATCTGCTCCAGGCCATGTACGGCCGCAACGGCGAAGCCCCGGTACCCGTCATCGCCGCGCGGACGCCCGCCGACTGCTTCAACGCCGCCATCGAGGCCGCCCGGATCGCGCTGACCTACCGCACACCGGTCTTCCTGCTCTCCGACGGCTACCTCGCCAACGGCTCCGAGCCCTGGCGCATCCCCACCCTCGACGAACTGCCCGTCCTGCGCACGGAGTTCGCCACCAGCCCGAACCACACCCTGGACGACGGCACCGAAACGTTCTGGCCCTACAAACGCGACCCGCTGACCCTGGCCCGCCCGTGGGCCGTACCCGGCACCCCCGGCCTGGAACACCGCATCGGCGGCATCGAGAAACACAACGGCTCCGGGAACATCTCGTACGACCCGGCCAACCACGACCTCATGGTCCGCACCCGCCAGGCCAAGATCGACCACATCACCGTCCCCGACCTCACCGTCGACGACCCCCACCACGCCAGCACCCTCGTCCTGGGCTGGGGATCCACCTACGGAACCGTCACCGCCGCGGTCCGCAGACTGCGCGCGGCGCACGACACGGTCGCACAGGCCCACCTGCGCCATCTCAACCCGTTCCCCGCCAATCTCGGCGAGGTTCTCGGGCGTTACGGCAAGGTGATCGTCCCCGAGATGAACCTCGGGCAGCTCGCCGCCCTCATCCGCGCCAAGTACCTGGTCGACGTGGTCTCGTACAACCAGGTCGACGGAACGCCGTTCAAGGTCGAGCAGCTCGCCGCCGTTCTCAAGGAGGCCGTCCATGCCCGTTGA
- a CDS encoding response regulator transcription factor gives MIRILIAEDMNMVRGALVALLNLQDDLEVVCEVERGDEIVDMALRHRPEVAIIDIDLPGVDGLSAATQLRERLPQCRTLILTSLGRPGTLRRALEARVSGYLLKDAPSAELASAVRRVAAGHRAIDPELALAAWGEFESPLTDREVQVLRLAAEGAEAREIASMLRLSAGTVRNYLTTIVTKLNARNRIDAIRIARDAHWLP, from the coding sequence GTGATACGGATACTGATCGCCGAGGACATGAACATGGTACGCGGCGCCCTGGTCGCTCTGCTGAATCTCCAGGACGATCTCGAAGTGGTCTGCGAGGTCGAACGCGGGGACGAGATCGTCGACATGGCACTCAGGCACCGGCCCGAGGTCGCCATCATCGACATCGATCTGCCCGGTGTCGACGGTCTTTCGGCCGCGACTCAGCTGCGCGAACGTCTCCCCCAGTGCCGCACCCTCATCCTCACCAGCCTCGGCAGGCCCGGCACCCTGCGCCGGGCTCTTGAGGCCCGGGTCTCCGGCTATCTCCTCAAGGACGCCCCGTCCGCCGAACTCGCCTCCGCCGTAAGGCGGGTGGCCGCAGGGCACCGAGCCATCGACCCGGAACTGGCGCTGGCTGCCTGGGGAGAGTTCGAGAGCCCTCTCACCGACCGGGAGGTCCAGGTACTGCGGCTCGCGGCGGAAGGCGCGGAGGCGCGGGAGATCGCCTCCATGCTGCGGTTGTCGGCGGGGACGGTGCGCAACTATCTGACCACGATCGTCACCAAGCTCAACGCACGTAACCGGATCGACGCGATCCGTATCGCCAGGGACGCGCACTGGCTGCCGTGA
- a CDS encoding sensor histidine kinase, translating into MMDSHDRSGSADESRARTPEAVAPPTPGSGLPVSRPARTILITALLGYALLTAIRILSAGMSPTAEATSLLLLLMILALQLLHSTPGINRVPLSRKCLTLTLQALLTYLPILVFQAYWETMAGYLAGSLVLLLPARVAWPLYAIVGLSMLIPPLLDGRPLIESILFSQTTLLAGLVLYGATRLTELITHLHTTRGELARQAVTGERLRFARDLHDILGFSLSAITLKSELVHQLIPTHPDRAVQEINEVLVIAGQSLTDVRKAASGYRTMSLQQEIRAAQTMLDAADVDVRVKVEHGTLSPHVETALATTLREAVTNLLRHSNATHCGIKAVQQDGLVRLVVENDGVDPAYRNLAPHSGNGLDNLHARMTAIGGRLESGPGKDGTFRLLAEAPARKTSQTPGKLSAEPGEIRFPPNGSAA; encoded by the coding sequence ATGATGGACAGTCACGACCGTTCCGGCAGTGCGGACGAGTCGAGGGCCCGCACACCCGAGGCAGTGGCCCCGCCCACACCCGGCAGCGGCCTTCCCGTCTCCCGGCCGGCACGCACCATCCTCATCACCGCGCTGCTGGGCTACGCGCTCCTCACCGCCATCCGCATCCTGAGCGCCGGAATGTCCCCGACGGCCGAGGCAACCAGCCTGCTCCTCCTCCTGATGATCCTCGCCCTGCAGCTCCTCCACTCCACACCGGGCATCAACCGGGTCCCCCTGTCCCGGAAATGCCTGACCCTCACCCTCCAGGCACTCCTGACCTACCTCCCCATCCTCGTGTTCCAGGCCTACTGGGAAACCATGGCCGGCTACCTGGCCGGCTCACTCGTGCTCCTCCTGCCGGCCCGCGTGGCCTGGCCGCTCTACGCCATCGTGGGCCTCAGCATGCTCATCCCACCACTCCTCGACGGCCGGCCTCTCATCGAGAGCATCCTCTTCTCCCAGACCACACTCCTCGCGGGACTCGTCCTCTACGGAGCCACCCGGCTGACGGAACTGATCACGCACTTACACACCACCCGCGGTGAACTCGCCCGCCAAGCCGTCACCGGAGAACGACTCCGCTTCGCCCGCGACCTCCACGACATCCTCGGCTTCAGCCTCTCCGCCATCACCCTCAAAAGCGAACTCGTCCACCAACTCATCCCCACCCACCCCGACCGCGCCGTGCAGGAGATCAACGAGGTCCTGGTCATCGCCGGCCAGTCCCTCACCGACGTCCGCAAAGCCGCCAGCGGTTACCGCACCATGTCACTCCAGCAGGAGATCAGAGCCGCGCAGACGATGCTCGACGCCGCCGACGTCGACGTACGGGTAAAGGTCGAACACGGCACGCTCTCCCCCCACGTCGAGACCGCACTCGCCACCACGCTGCGCGAAGCCGTCACCAACCTCCTGCGACACAGCAACGCCACACACTGCGGTATCAAAGCCGTCCAACAGGACGGTCTGGTCCGCCTCGTGGTCGAGAACGACGGGGTCGACCCCGCCTACCGCAACCTCGCGCCCCACAGCGGCAACGGACTCGACAACCTCCACGCGCGCATGACCGCCATAGGCGGACGCCTCGAATCAGGCCCCGGAAAAGACGGCACATTCCGCCTCCTCGCCGAAGCACCCGCGAGAAAGACATCGCAAACACCAGGCAAACTGTCCGCGGAACCAGGAGAGATCAGGTTCCCGCCCAATGGATCAGCCGCATGA
- a CDS encoding activator-dependent family glycosyltransferase → MRVLFTIFPTSAHLYPVIPLAWALQSAGHEVVVASPEGVVDPKVIANITSAGLTAVSLGGKEELTASLAPLVAGAGPNRPVLALDPADENAWRQARGVLAGMFNAYYPPEPVSGGPRPILDKLVKFAQDWRPDLVLWDPLAPTGAVAARACGAAHARLLFGMDNIGLIRSKTRQELADPSSGLIEDPWMSWLGPVLERYGLDFTEETLIGQWTLDLTQSRMRNPLDLLYVPVRRVPYNGAATLPQWLHSQPERPRAVLTLGVSRRLLAGRHSGFPMREFFDSVSGLDLELVATLNSEQLTAVGTLPDNVRAIEYVPLNQVLPTSSAIIHHGGGGTFAAAVAFKVPQLVVPLPMWDEMVTARYVVRRGAGLVADPATTDVDSMQKDLVRLLEEPSFQLGARGLYEDMLAAPAPKDVVPVLERLTAEHRG, encoded by the coding sequence ATGCGCGTTCTTTTCACCATCTTTCCGACATCGGCACATCTCTATCCAGTCATCCCGCTGGCATGGGCGCTGCAGAGCGCCGGTCACGAGGTCGTGGTGGCGAGCCCCGAGGGTGTGGTCGACCCGAAGGTGATCGCGAACATCACCTCGGCCGGCCTCACCGCCGTGTCGCTGGGCGGCAAGGAGGAACTCACCGCTTCACTGGCGCCCCTTGTCGCCGGGGCGGGCCCCAACCGGCCCGTCCTGGCGCTCGACCCCGCCGACGAGAACGCCTGGCGTCAGGCCAGGGGCGTCCTCGCGGGCATGTTCAACGCGTACTACCCGCCGGAGCCGGTGAGCGGCGGGCCTCGGCCGATCTTGGACAAGCTGGTGAAATTCGCCCAGGACTGGCGTCCTGACCTGGTGCTGTGGGACCCGCTGGCACCGACCGGGGCGGTGGCCGCGCGCGCCTGCGGTGCTGCCCACGCGCGTCTTCTGTTCGGCATGGACAACATCGGTCTGATCCGTTCCAAGACGCGGCAGGAGCTGGCCGATCCGTCCTCGGGCCTGATCGAGGACCCGTGGATGTCGTGGCTGGGCCCGGTGCTGGAGCGCTACGGCCTCGACTTCACCGAGGAGACGCTGATCGGTCAGTGGACCCTGGACCTGACCCAGTCCCGGATGCGCAACCCGTTGGACCTGCTGTACGTCCCGGTCCGCCGGGTCCCGTACAACGGGGCCGCCACGCTCCCCCAGTGGCTGCACTCCCAGCCCGAGCGGCCCCGCGCGGTGCTCACCCTGGGTGTGAGCCGCCGGCTGCTCGCCGGTCGGCACAGCGGCTTCCCGATGCGGGAGTTCTTCGACTCCGTGTCGGGCCTGGACCTCGAACTGGTCGCGACGCTGAACAGCGAGCAGCTCACCGCCGTGGGCACGCTCCCGGACAACGTCCGCGCCATCGAGTACGTACCGCTCAACCAGGTGCTGCCCACCAGCTCGGCGATCATCCATCACGGTGGCGGCGGGACGTTCGCCGCCGCCGTCGCGTTCAAGGTGCCGCAGCTCGTCGTGCCGCTCCCGATGTGGGACGAGATGGTCACGGCGCGATACGTCGTCCGCCGGGGCGCGGGACTGGTCGCCGACCCGGCGACGACCGACGTCGACAGCATGCAGAAGGACCTCGTCCGGCTGCTTGAGGAGCCGTCCTTCCAGCTCGGGGCCCGCGGTCTGTACGAGGACATGCTGGCCGCCCCGGCGCCCAAGGACGTCGTCCCGGTCCTGGAGAGGCTGACCGCGGAGCATCGCGGCTGA
- a CDS encoding dTDP-4-dehydrorhamnose 3,5-epimerase family protein has product MRIEETTIPGTFLIEPDHISDDRGVFYESMRSDELERSAGIAFQPRQINYSVSRRHTLRGIHSVSIPPGQAKFVTCVRGVLRDIVVDLRVGSPTFGRHQVNELDAATGRSVYIPEGVGHGFLALTDDSCICYVVSSTYVPGTQIDINPLDPDLDLPWDCAGTPLISAKDAKAPTLAEVLAAGMLSDSDTA; this is encoded by the coding sequence GTGCGCATCGAGGAAACCACCATCCCCGGCACGTTTCTGATCGAGCCGGACCACATATCCGACGACCGGGGTGTGTTCTACGAGTCGATGCGGTCCGACGAACTGGAGCGGTCCGCGGGGATCGCCTTCCAGCCCCGTCAGATCAACTACTCGGTCTCCAGGCGCCACACCCTGCGTGGCATCCACAGCGTGAGCATCCCTCCGGGGCAGGCCAAGTTCGTCACCTGCGTCCGGGGCGTGCTGCGCGACATCGTCGTCGACCTGCGGGTCGGTTCGCCCACCTTCGGCAGGCACCAGGTGAACGAACTGGACGCCGCCACAGGCCGGTCCGTGTACATCCCGGAGGGCGTCGGCCACGGATTCCTGGCGCTCACCGACGACAGCTGCATCTGTTACGTCGTCTCCAGCACCTACGTCCCCGGAACACAGATCGACATCAACCCGCTCGACCCCGACCTGGACCTGCCCTGGGACTGCGCCGGGACACCGCTGATCTCGGCCAAGGACGCGAAGGCGCCCACGCTGGCCGAGGTCCTGGCGGCAGGCATGCTGTCCGATTCCGACACCGCCTGA
- a CDS encoding glucose-1-phosphate thymidylyltransferase: MKALVLAGGSGTRLRPFSYSMPKQLIPIANTPVLEHVLRNILDVGVTEIGVIVGDRAPEIHQALGDGSRFGARLTYIPQEAPLGLAHTVAIARDFLGDDDFVMYLGDNMLLEGIAGIAEEFAAHRPAAHVVVYKVPDPRAFGVAELGPGGEVLRLVEKPQQPRSDLALIGVYFFTAAIHEAVQAIEPSARGELEITDAIQWLVSAGADVRAGQYEGYWKDTGNVEDVLECNQRVLESLRPSVAGEVDDASVLAGPVVVEEGARIVRSRIEGPAIIGAGTVVEDSHIGPHTSIGRGCAVTGSRLEYSIALDGASVAGVQGLRSSVIGRSASVGITGQSTDRYRLVVGDHTRVEVAA; encoded by the coding sequence ATGAAGGCTCTGGTGTTGGCCGGCGGATCGGGCACCCGCCTACGGCCCTTCAGCTACTCGATGCCCAAACAGCTCATCCCCATCGCGAACACGCCGGTCCTGGAACACGTCCTGAGGAACATCCTGGACGTGGGCGTGACCGAGATCGGGGTCATCGTCGGCGACCGCGCTCCCGAGATCCACCAGGCGCTCGGCGACGGATCGCGGTTCGGGGCACGGCTGACCTACATCCCGCAGGAGGCTCCGCTCGGCCTCGCCCACACCGTCGCCATCGCCCGGGACTTCCTCGGTGACGACGACTTCGTGATGTACCTCGGCGACAACATGCTGCTCGAGGGAATCGCCGGCATCGCCGAGGAGTTCGCCGCGCACCGCCCTGCCGCCCATGTCGTGGTGTACAAGGTTCCGGATCCGCGGGCCTTCGGCGTGGCCGAACTGGGCCCCGGCGGCGAGGTGCTGCGGCTGGTGGAGAAGCCGCAGCAGCCGCGCAGCGACCTGGCCCTGATCGGCGTGTACTTCTTCACCGCCGCCATCCACGAGGCGGTCCAGGCCATTGAGCCCAGCGCCCGCGGCGAACTGGAGATCACCGACGCGATCCAGTGGCTGGTGTCGGCGGGAGCGGATGTGCGGGCCGGCCAGTACGAGGGCTACTGGAAGGACACCGGGAACGTCGAGGACGTTCTGGAGTGCAACCAGCGCGTCCTGGAGAGCCTGCGGCCCTCCGTGGCCGGTGAGGTCGACGACGCCAGCGTGCTCGCGGGACCGGTCGTCGTGGAAGAAGGGGCGCGCATCGTGCGCTCCCGCATCGAGGGGCCGGCGATCATCGGTGCCGGCACGGTCGTGGAGGACAGCCACATCGGCCCGCACACGTCCATCGGACGCGGCTGCGCGGTCACCGGAAGCCGGCTGGAGTACTCCATAGCCCTGGACGGAGCGTCGGTCGCCGGCGTCCAGGGCCTGCGCAGTTCCGTCATCGGCCGCTCCGCCTCCGTCGGCATCACCGGACAGAGCACGGACCGTTACCGCCTGGTCGTCGGAGACCACACCCGAGTGGAAGTCGCGGCATGA
- the rfbB gene encoding dTDP-glucose 4,6-dehydratase: MRILITGAAGFIGSNFVRNLLADTYAGWEGAGVTALDKLTYAGNRDNLPASHPRLEFVRGDICDRGLLRELLPGHDAVVHFAAESHVDRSLQGAGEFFRTNVLGTQTLFDAVLDSGVERVVHVSTDEVYGSIGAGSWTEDRPLLPNTPYAASKACSDLVARTYWRTHGVNLSITRCSNNYGPYQHPEKLVPLFVTNLLEGRQVPLYGDGRNIREWLHVDDHCRGIHLVLEGGRAGEIYNIGGGNERTNRAITERLLELTGSGPEMIRHVADRKAHDLRYSIDESKIREELGYAPLTGFEEGLAATVAWYRDNPDWWKSVKYGAEHADG; the protein is encoded by the coding sequence ATGAGGATCCTCATCACCGGAGCGGCCGGTTTCATCGGGTCCAACTTCGTCCGCAACCTCCTCGCGGACACCTACGCGGGGTGGGAGGGCGCCGGGGTCACCGCCCTGGACAAGCTGACCTATGCGGGCAACCGCGACAACCTGCCGGCCTCGCACCCGCGCCTGGAGTTCGTCCGGGGCGACATCTGCGACCGGGGCCTGCTGCGCGAACTGCTGCCCGGACACGACGCCGTGGTGCACTTCGCCGCGGAGTCCCACGTGGACCGCTCACTGCAGGGCGCGGGGGAGTTCTTCCGCACCAACGTCCTGGGCACCCAGACGCTGTTCGACGCCGTGCTGGACAGCGGTGTCGAGCGGGTCGTGCACGTCTCCACCGACGAGGTGTACGGCTCCATCGGGGCGGGCTCCTGGACCGAGGACCGGCCGCTGCTGCCCAACACCCCCTACGCGGCGTCCAAGGCCTGTTCCGACCTGGTCGCCCGCACCTATTGGCGCACCCACGGAGTGAACCTCTCCATCACGCGCTGCTCCAACAACTACGGGCCGTACCAGCACCCCGAGAAGCTCGTCCCGCTGTTCGTCACCAACCTGTTGGAAGGACGGCAGGTGCCGCTGTACGGCGACGGACGCAACATCCGCGAATGGCTGCATGTGGACGACCACTGCCGCGGCATCCACCTCGTGCTCGAAGGCGGCCGGGCCGGTGAGATCTACAACATCGGCGGCGGCAACGAGCGGACCAACCGCGCCATCACCGAGCGGCTGCTCGAACTGACCGGTTCGGGACCGGAGATGATCCGGCACGTCGCCGACCGCAAGGCACACGACCTGCGGTACTCCATCGACGAGTCCAAGATCCGGGAAGAGCTGGGCTATGCGCCGTTGACCGGATTCGAGGAGGGCCTGGCCGCCACAGTGGCCTGGTACCGCGACAACCCCGACTGGTGGAAGTCCGTCAAGTACGGGGCCGAACATGCGGACGGCTGA